The nucleotide sequence TTCAGGTATCTCATCTTTGAGCTGTCGGGCTAACTGCTGACGTTCCAAAACATCCTGATTCTGGGGTGGGGGCTCTGCCTGTGCAGGATCATTCGCCGGGCGGGAACCATTGGTACCGGGGACATAATCCACTCCCTGTTCACGCTGACGATCCCACAGCCAGGCCGCCAGTTCATAGGTCGATACACAGTCTTCTTCGTTGTAATCCCGAATCTGCTTGAGGAGGGGTGACTGCCGCCAGTCGGGTGATTCCCCCCGCTCCAGCCAGTTGGCATAGAACACTATAGATCCCACCGCATCCTGCACATCCCCTGCCCGTTTCTCCTTGTAGAGTTTTTCCACTGTCTTCAGACTGTAATTGCGTGCCCCCAGTAACAGCCCTTTCCGAACTACCTGATACAGGTCGACCAGGACTCCCTGCCGCAGTAACTGGTCGACTTCTTCTTCCCGCGTCGCGTAGCGGCTCATCAGGCGTTTCAGGGCCGACTGTTCATAAGGGGCATAATGATAGACGTGCATGGCGGGATCTGCCTGCCAGCGCTGATAAACCCAGTCAATAAACGCTTCGAAGGAACGCCGCTCTTCCCGCTCATTATGAGCCCACCAGTCATGGAATACGGGTTGCCCATCTGCCAGGGTCACTGCCCCCAGCAGATATTCCAGGCCTCCATCGACCAGTGAATACCCCTCAATATCAAAATACACATCTCCCGTTGAGGGAGGCGGCAGCATGGTCAGCCCGGAACCAGGGTTCAGCGGGTCGGGACGCAGGATACGATAGGTTGGCTGAATAACAGCCCCCTCCGGCGCCGACTCCTCATTCTGGCGGGTCATGACCTGTAATGCAGCCTGTTCGACCAGACGCAAGCGAATTTCCTCGCTCAGTTTCGGAACGTGCTGGTCTGTCGCCTGCGCCAGTTCTGCAACGGTTTGAATACCGGCTGCATTCAACTTCTTGATCTGGCCCTTGGAAATACCGGCCACCTGAAACAGATGATCGTGTTCCAGCAGAATCTGTTCTGCATGGGACTGCCAGTCAAAATGATCAGCCCGGGGGTCAGGATACGGAGGTGCCGTCTCGGCATCAAATTCGTCCATCTGACGCAGAAAGGCCTGTTTGAGTCTCAGGTAATAGTAATAATAATCATCTGTCCGAAACCGTTTTTGCTCACCATTCCCAAGTACCACCTGCATCCACTCAGGCCGGGTTCCCTGCAGGGCTTCCAGCATTTCGGAATAGCAGCACAGCTGAATCAAAAAATAGGGTTTGACCTTGCGGGCCAGTTTGGTATCCCAGACTTCGTACAGCGAGCCAGCATCAGCACTGCGTACCAGGAAATCGGTCATACCACGAAAAGGCGCTGATTCCAGTGTCCCCTGATAGATGATTTCACGCTGTTGCTGCATCGCCTGAAGTGTGGCCTGGCAGTCCCCGCGATCGACGCGGGGAATTTCACAGACATCCCGACCATCTGCTTTAAGACCGGCAAGAAATTTTGCCTCATACTGATTACCGGCATCGGTAATCAGCCGCCCCTCTTCACTCATTTCGTCAGGTGTCACTCTCTCGGGTTGTTCCAGGCGCATACGCTGCATCCAGCTGGCGTAGGGAGACTCCATGAATCGTATCAGGTCGGAGGGTGAGTAAAAAAGCTGACGGGAGTCGGGATCACGAAACATGCTGGACTTTCTATGTGGTGGGTGACGCCGGGAATCGGGCGTCATAATTAACGGACTGACAGCACAAGAGGGAATTCCACATCTCTGATCAGGATCTGGCCGGTTTGAGCGGAGGGTAACACAACAGTCCCCAGTCCCGGTCCGCTCCATGATCGGCAAAAACATGCAGCATGGCCGGCAGCAGGCAGTCCAGCAGCATGACACAGCGTTTCAGGGAGGTTCGGTTCAACTTCCCGCCGTAAGTGGCAGCTCCATGCACCAGTTGGCAGCGCAACAGGTAAACGCGCTCCAGGCAGCGTTCCAGGATCATGACCCAGCGCTGTTCCAGATACCAGGTCCGCGCATCAAACATCGACTTTTTGGACTGCCGGGCTCGTTTCAGGGAAGGTTCTTTCCAATAGAAATTGCTCAGGTACTCATCCTCCAGCAGAGTCATCACCAGCTGCTTATGCTCCTGCAGGGTCGCACTGATCACTTCTGACTGATCGAGATTCAGAACGACTTCACAAAAGCGTTTCCAGCACTCCCGATCACCACGGGGGTCGTTTCGGTCGGGATCCCATTGACCATAGAGAGCGTTAAAGGCAATCCACTGATTGATCAGAGCCTGATCCAGTTGCGTCGCCTCCATCAGCGACTGGGACTGGTCCAGCCAGCTGCAACAGCGATGAAAGCGGATATTCGTGGGATGATCCGGCTGGTGATCCTGTAAACGTGTTTTATGGGGTTTCCACCGCCGGCGCAGATCTCTCACAGTCAGTTTGGTCATGGTAGGGCTCACCTTTGTCTCAACGTTCAACGTGACATGCATCCCTCCCTGATTCTTGTCTGGGCTCTGTGTGCCGCTGATCCGCCGCAGACTCTCTGAGAGCGGCAATCTGACTCTCCCTGAACAGTTTCTTCCTGAATACAGCTCAGCGAGTGAAAACACTGGCAGGCATAATCTCATCATGACGCCTGCCCTTAAAAAACCCTACACTACAGTACCCATGCCGTACACTGAAATCAATCAAGCTTTTCTCGTGAGGCATCAACTTCAAGTCCATGTACCTGACCGTTCCCGCTTGCAGTTCGCGTATGCCAGTATGCCCAGAGAATGAATACTCCCTGCAATGGGAGCCGCAGCAGGTGAATGATCGGAGGGGCCGGCAGGATCTCCTGATGCTGATAGAGATAAATATTTGCGGGGAACACCGCAATCAACAAAATCATGATCCCCCATGCCGCCGGATGAGAAAACCGGGGAATCAGCAACAGTCCCCCCAGCAGAATCTCAAAGACACCGCTCACAAATACCAGTTCATCATGCAGAGGAAAGTATGGCGGCATGATCTTCAGAAAGAAACCAGGATTGACCAGGTGCATTGTGCCCGCTCCGATCATGAACATTGCGAGCAGATACTTCGATATCAGTTTTAACGGAGGCATGACCAGATCTTTCTAAAGCGTATCGCAATTAACCATAGCGTCTCTCGATCTATTATACTCGGTCCGAATGAACCTGGAGACGCTACAGTTAAACTGGACACAGTCTAAAAGACAGGATGGGAATGCTTCCAGGGCTAAGTAGCAGCGATCTGCGTGAATGCAGCCAGGAATACCTCAGGGTGCTCTGCCCCTGAGATGGTTATTTTCCGGTCAATGATAAAACAGGGAACACTGTCAATCTGGTGTTGCTGAGACAGAATTTTGCCCTGGTCCATCGCATCCATGCCGTCATCAGACAACAGCAGGGCCTCTGCAGTCTGTGGATTCAGGCCTGCTTCAGACACGACTTGTATGAGCGTCTGGTGGTTGGCTATATCCTGACCCTCGACAAAATAGGCCTGAAACAGGGATTCAACAACTTGATCCTGGCAACCATGCTGCTCGGCCAACCCAATGAGTCGGTGCGCGTCAACCGTATTGGGTGTTTTATCAATCGCGTCAAAATGGAAATGAATTCCTTCCGCTGCACCCACGGCGACCACCCTGGCATCCAGTGCTTTTGAGCGCTCCCAGCTTCCAAACTTTCTCGTACGATACTCTTTGCGACTGATCCCGGCTTTTGGCATCAATGGATTGAGTTGAAAGGGATGCCAGCGCACCTGAATTTCATGTTGGTCATCCAGATCCCTGATTGCCTTTTCAAGTCGGCGTTTTCCAATATAGCACCAGGGGCAGATGACATCTGAAATCACATCCACTGACAATTTCATTTGATCTCTCACTGTTACTGGAGTAGACGAACTCGATTTCCCGGGGTGAATTCAGATGATCCGCAAAAAGCATCCCGCTATGATATCGCAAAGTATCTATCACTGAAATGGACACTGGTATTTAACCTATTATCTTAGCTGGTCATGATAAAAAGTTGACGGGGACATCAATCCTGATATTATAACCACAGTAGGCATCAGCCCCCCGACGAATGTCACCAGGAGCAGGCACCCAGGTGACGAAATGATTGACCAGCCATCAATTGAATTGATCGATTGATGGCTGGTCTCATTTTCAGCAAACACCATCTTCTTGCAGCGTTCAAAACCTCTCTTTCAGACTGCGGTCTATGATACAGAATACGAAAATGAACGTTTTTCAGACCAACTTCGTGTAGTTTGGGCGGTGACAAATATCAGCCTTCATAAAATAGTATAATGACTGCATTCAAGGTATTATACGAGGTCATTGAAGGCAATTCGGGGAATGCGGTCTGACATTCGATTAACCCGAAGTTAAAATCAACCTGGAGTAACAGTTATGCGCAGTGTCGTTTTCATTTTATTACTTGCAACGCCAGCCTTAGCAGTCGGCAAAAATGCGCAGCCGTCTGACGAACAAATTCTGACGTGGTTAAAAGAACTGAAACCTTTACCGAAGGTCCATTACTCATTTCCCTTGGCGCTTAAGAACTTCTCCGATGAGTTACTATTCGAATACGCTCGGATATCACACGCGATCTCTTTGAGCGGCGAGTGGGGGACCAGCGAGCAGGTCGACCGGGCGGTGAAAATCTGCAAACAAGTCAATGCTGACAAACCTAAGATCCCGGCATCGATCGCGGTCAATTACTCAGTCTGGCATCGCCATTTCGGGAAAGATCTGCCACCGACTGATACTGGTCCGACTCATCGAGCGGAACTTGAGAACCTGCTAAAGAAGATGGAATCGATGCGGGATGCGCTGACGGCTGCGAATCAAAAGTATGAGACTGACATTAAGCTGACGGCGGCCCTGTTCGACTCAGAACACTTTCACACACGTTCCGACAATGCTGAATGGAATAAAGCGATGACAGAAAAGTACAACGCTGCTTACGATATAGTCCAAAGGATTTTTCCCAAAGTCCAGATCGAATGGTACGCCCGTGGCGCCATTCACCCGGGCGCCTCGCCTACCGGATGGAGTACTGCATCTTACTTTGCTCTCGACGAGAAGGGAGAGAGTTTCGGTTGTCCACTGTATCAGGTGCCTGAGATCGGATACACGCGTGAAATTTTCCGCAGGACCGTTCAAAATGCAGAGAAGCATGGTTGTAACGAAGTCACACCGTGGATTGCACTAGCGTCTGGATACCGCCGACAAACGGACAAGTTTCACGAATTTGTGCTGGATTGGAACTACGATCTGATTTATTCATGGCAACTTGGTGTCGAGATGAATCATCCGTGGTACGGCGTGCCAGAGCGTAGCGAACGCTTTGCTCCGTGGAACAAAGCGAAGATCGCCATTTTCTACCCCGCACCATTTGACTCCCGTGTTCCCCATTGGGGACAACATTTTGTGTCATACGTTCGCGGCGCTCAGATGGTTAAATTGTTGCCTGAAATACCAGAACCAAAAACTGAGACTGTTAAGTAGTTTGTACTGAGATGGATTTTGGAGATTGACTGAATGAAGACCGGTTTTAAGATCATAACGATCATGTTCGTGTATTCGGCTGGTTTACTTCTCGCCGCAGACGCTGAAATCTCCGCGTTTCCTGAAGCCGAAGGATTCGGGAATCGATCCAAAGGGGGACGTGGCGGAAACGTACTATTTGTTACGAACCTCAATGATTCCGGTAAAGGAAGTCTTCGTTCGGCGATCGAATCGAAGGGACCTCGCACGATTCTGTTTCGGGTTTCAGGTTTGATCGAGTTAAAATCAAAGCTTAAAATCAGCGAGCCATTCGTGACTGTGGCTGGTCAAAGCGCGCCCGGAGATGGAATCTGTCTGAAGAATTTTGGTCTTGTGATTCAAACTCATGATGTCATCGTGCGATATCTGCGAATTCGTCCCGGTGACGAACCAGCCAAGGAGTTCGCAAAGCGGAAGAAAGACTTCACTCCCGACGCGATCAGTATTAGTGCGCCGAGCCACGATGTGATCTTCGATCACTGTTCGGCCAGTTGGTCGATCGATGAATGCTGTTCTGTGTCGGGTGAAGGAATCACTGACATCACCGTTCAATGGTGCATCATCAGTGAATCTCTTAACAATAGCGTTCACCCCAAAGGCGAGCATGGATATGGATCGTTACTGCGCTGCAACGGAAATCTGAGTTTTCATCACAATATCTACGCACATCACAAGTCGCGAAGTCCGCGGCCCGGTACATATGGCGATGGCAGTATTGTACTCGACTTCCGAAACAACGTGATTTACAACACGAAGGGCTATTCAGCTGCCGACCCCGTGCGAATGAATTATGTGGGAAACTACATTAAACGCACAGGGTCTTCCGCGTTTCAAGTGGGAGGACCGACGACGAAGTTGTTTGTCAGCGGCAACGTCCTTGATGGTAATGCAAGTGCTACGCGCGACAACTGGCGTCTGATCTCCGGCAAGAAGACCGACAGTCGTATGACCAATCCGTTCCCGGTCGCGAAGGTACAGACTGATTCTGCAGAGGAAGCGTTCAAACGGGTTCTCGCCCACTGTGGAGCCACGCTTCCAAAACGGGACTCTGTCGACACTCGTGTCATCGGTCAAATTCGTAACGGAACGGGTGAACTGGTCAACTCGCAGCGCGAGGTCGGTGGTTGGCCGAAGTTCAAATCAACAATGCCTCCGGTTGATACAGATCAGGACGGGCTACCGGACGACTGGGAACGCGACCATGGTCTGAATCCCGCTGATCCGCGCGACCAGTCGCACGACAAAGACGACAACGGCTACACCAACCTCGAAGAGTACCTGAATTCGCCTAATCACGTTCGCAAATAACGTCAAAATGACTCAGCGATGCATGACCTGACACAGAACCGGGCCTCTGTTGACACGCAACGTGATGCCGTACTTGACCACCGTTGCCGCCAGTATCTTTTTCGTCGAATATTGAACAACAGCTAAAGGAATCCGAGAAGCGCGTGGTCGCCGAATCCAGTCCAGAATAGAACGAGAAAAGCGACTCGCCGTATCGGGCAACAGGCTCGTAGGTTAAAAACTCAGCCACTCATATTTACAAAACTTTCCGGCATTTGAAAAACTTCTGGTTCTCCCATCTCGGTCGCTTTTGCAATCCGATCAACTCATACGTATTCCGGTACTTGCCTTAATACCACCGTTAAACGGTTTCGCGCTACTTAGATCTGACATGAAACTGATCCATGCCAGTCCGAAAGCTCATTTTTATCTGCGAAACTCGTCATATGCAGGACAGTATTTCATAACGAACGGGCGTGTTGAAAAAGTCTTTTTGAAATAAACGGTTCAACGGGTGATTGATCTTGATCTGCGGAGCGGTTTGGCGGTATGAGCAGGCTTGCTTTGTTGTCCAATCTCCCTGTTTTCGATCATGGAGACGCTGATGCAAGGATTGCATGTCTTTGAGCCCCGAACCAGGACGGTCATTGATCTGGAATCGTTCATCCCAGAAGACCACTTGCTCCGGCAGGTTAACAGCTTTATCGAACCGGCATTCATCCGCAAACTGACCACATCTTGCTATGCAGAGGGACGAGGTCGCCCTTCCATTGATCCGGTCGTCTACTTTCGAATGGTACTGGTGGCGTATCTCTACGGCATTGATTCGGACAGACGTCTGTGTGAGGAAGTCCACTTCAATCTCGCCTATCGCTGGTTTTGTCGACTCTCTCTGGAAGATGATGTGCCGGACCATTCGTCGTTCAGTCGAATCCGAGACCGGTATGGAGAAGAGATTTACGAGCAGGTCTTTCATGAGATTGTGAAACTTTGCCAGCAATACGGCTTGGTGAGAGAGTCCTGTAGCGTAATGACCGACGCCACATTGATCGCGGCGGATGCAGCCCTTGATTCCCTGGTCCACAATGAGCCCCAACAAGCACTCCAGGAGGCTGAAGCACTTATCAGTGAGTCGTGATAAGCCGCGCCAGAGCAACATGTTACCTTCAGGCTCATCACATCATTCTCCAGTCTGGTAGCCCCTTCTTCATATCCCTGGTTGCTCGTTTGGGATCGAACTTGTCTGGCTCAAATGAACCGCCCCATTCCATGAACTCTTCATGTTGTTCGTGCTTCGGGTCGGCCAGTGCTTCCAGATAATCCGCATAGCCCCAGACCCCGCCAATGTCTTCAGGAGGGCAGGCTTGTTCGCCTTCCAGACAGAGTGGGGACTTCCTGCTCTTCTCCAGGGGAAGACGGCCTTCGAATAAGACTTCATGTTCCCAGCCATCTCCAAAGTCGTATTCGTATTTGAAGGAAAAACGCTTCTTTGTCTTAGGAAGAATTTGACTGAGAATCGTAGCCGTCGAGTCGAAGCAATGAAAATTTCCGAAACCATCGTCCAGGAGATCAGGATCACCGTACCGTTCCCCTTTGATCTCGAACTGATGCAGGTGCGAGTTGGTCCAGCCCATTGCGGTCTGGATGTGCTCGTGCAGTTGATCGAGTGTGCAATCCTGAACCTGAATCCGCCTCCAGATCGCTGGTTCGAATCCGAGCAACGTAATCTTGAACTGATAGAGAAGATCAGGGTTCGCCTTCAGCCTGGGCTGCAACTCTATATCCACCAACTGTCCAGCCCTCGCCATGATTCCCTCTTTAATCTGATCCATCAGGTGGCTGGCAACCAGTAGCAATGCCATCTGTTTCTGCGTCTCACCATCCACAAGGTCCTCCGCCAGGGACAGCATCATACTGGCTACTTCCGCTACAGTGAGAGGCTTCTCCTTCATCAGCTTGTTCTTGATGCGTTTCGACAGGCCGGGAATCAGCAGCAGAACATCTCGCTGCCCCGTTTCCAGACAGAAGTTTTCGAGCGGCTTTGTTTTGATGCGAAGTTGTTCGGCAGCCACAAGTGTCGCCCCTGCAAAATTAGCGATCTGCACTGCCTGATCGGAAATCATCCTTATCTTGTGTGCATCCTCTATTTTCAAAATCGGTGGAGGCTCTTCATCAATATACGTGTCGAGTAAGTGCTGAATCTTCTTGAATATAATGTCGAGTTTCTTTTGCTGCTTCCTGTCTTTGCAGTTGTTGAACTCGGCAGCAAAGTAGCTGCCGAAGTCGCACAGGTCGTCGAGAGTCATCATCACCGGTTTGCCGGTTGGTGTTTCCCGAATGATCTGCTCGTAATCCTGGTCGAGGCACAGCAGGTCGTCGAGGATCAACTTCCGCTCGGCAGCGGTCAGTTTGAGTGGGATTTTCTCGCCGGGTTGAATCTGTTTTTGGGTGAGCATAATAGATTCCTTGTGGTTATCGAAGTTCGATTCTATCAATTTCAAGTAGTTGCCGCCAGATTCCCCGAGAGGTTGCTACCTGTTTTGTTTTCGTTCTATAAATGCTAAAT is from Gimesia maris and encodes:
- a CDS encoding HEPN domain-containing protein, producing the protein MTKLTVRDLRRRWKPHKTRLQDHQPDHPTNIRFHRCCSWLDQSQSLMEATQLDQALINQWIAFNALYGQWDPDRNDPRGDRECWKRFCEVVLNLDQSEVISATLQEHKQLVMTLLEDEYLSNFYWKEPSLKRARQSKKSMFDARTWYLEQRWVMILERCLERVYLLRCQLVHGAATYGGKLNRTSLKRCVMLLDCLLPAMLHVFADHGADRDWGLLCYPPLKPARS
- a CDS encoding DoxX family protein translates to MPPLKLISKYLLAMFMIGAGTMHLVNPGFFLKIMPPYFPLHDELVFVSGVFEILLGGLLLIPRFSHPAAWGIMILLIAVFPANIYLYQHQEILPAPPIIHLLRLPLQGVFILWAYWHTRTASGNGQVHGLEVDASREKLD
- a CDS encoding DsbA family oxidoreductase; amino-acid sequence: MKLSVDVISDVICPWCYIGKRRLEKAIRDLDDQHEIQVRWHPFQLNPLMPKAGISRKEYRTRKFGSWERSKALDARVVAVGAAEGIHFHFDAIDKTPNTVDAHRLIGLAEQHGCQDQVVESLFQAYFVEGQDIANHQTLIQVVSEAGLNPQTAEALLLSDDGMDAMDQGKILSQQHQIDSVPCFIIDRKITISGAEHPEVFLAAFTQIAAT
- a CDS encoding IS1182 family transposase, coding for MQGLHVFEPRTRTVIDLESFIPEDHLLRQVNSFIEPAFIRKLTTSCYAEGRGRPSIDPVVYFRMVLVAYLYGIDSDRRLCEEVHFNLAYRWFCRLSLEDDVPDHSSFSRIRDRYGEEIYEQVFHEIVKLCQQYGLVRESCSVMTDATLIAADAALDSLVHNEPQQALQEAEALISES
- a CDS encoding plasmid pRiA4b ORF-3 family protein, encoding MLTQKQIQPGEKIPLKLTAAERKLILDDLLCLDQDYEQIIRETPTGKPVMMTLDDLCDFGSYFAAEFNNCKDRKQQKKLDIIFKKIQHLLDTYIDEEPPPILKIEDAHKIRMISDQAVQIANFAGATLVAAEQLRIKTKPLENFCLETGQRDVLLLIPGLSKRIKNKLMKEKPLTVAEVASMMLSLAEDLVDGETQKQMALLLVASHLMDQIKEGIMARAGQLVDIELQPRLKANPDLLYQFKITLLGFEPAIWRRIQVQDCTLDQLHEHIQTAMGWTNSHLHQFEIKGERYGDPDLLDDGFGNFHCFDSTATILSQILPKTKKRFSFKYEYDFGDGWEHEVLFEGRLPLEKSRKSPLCLEGEQACPPEDIGGVWGYADYLEALADPKHEQHEEFMEWGGSFEPDKFDPKRATRDMKKGLPDWRMM